GCCACGCACGCCAACGACGCCGCCGGGTCACCCCCGGCCGCAACGGACCAACAGCCAGCGAATCAACAGAACGGGACGAATCCGGGACAGCCGACATCCTCACATTGTGACCGGCACACCCGACAAACGGTCAGCCAGCCCGACGCCGCGCCCGTCGAGCGGCCAACTCGTCACCAGCGGACTCCGACGCCCCCGGCTCCACGGCCACTCCGACCGACTGCACACCCCCGGCCGGCTCCGCCGGCAGGTGCGACAACGACCCCTGGATCTCCTTGAACGCCCCACCGATCGCGATCCCGAAGACGCCCTGCCCACCCTGGAGCAGGTCCACGACCTCCTCCGGCGACCGGCACTCGTACACGGTCGTGCCATCCGAGATCAACGTGATCCCCGCAAGATCCCCGACGCCGCGCGACCGCAACGCCTCAATCGCCTTACGGATGTTCTGCAATGACACCCCGGCGTCAAGCAACCGCTTGACCACCTTCAGGACCACCAGATCCCGAAACGAGTACAACCGCTGCGTCCCCGACCCGGAAGCGTCCCGGATACTCGGCACCACCAGCGTCGTACGCGCCCAGTAGTCCAACTGCCGATAACTGATACCGACCGCGTGGCAAGCCGTCACCCCGCGATACCCGACTGCGCCGTCCTCCTCCAACGAAGGATCAACCGGCGCGACGCCGTCAGTGTGGCGATGATCTGATGTCCCCGGATCAGGGTCCTGTGGCTCGTGCATCCGGACAACCTCCCCGCCAGTGCGGTGACACGTCGTTTCCGGGACGTGCACCCCTCGACAAGGCAACCCTATAGCGCCCCAGGAGGGATGAGCCGCAGGAATCAGCGCGACACGCCGCGCGAGGGCGACACGCGCCGCACCGGGCACATCACCCTACGACCGCGCCCCACCGGCACAGCCGCCGTCAACCGGCGAAATCCTCCGGCTGCACCTGCTCCAGGAACTCCCGGAACTTCTCGACCTCGTCCTCCTGCTCATCAGGAATAACGATCCCGGCCTCGGTCAGCACCTGCTCCGCACACCGAATCGGCGCACCGACCCGCAACGCCAACGCGATCGAGTCAGACGGCCGGGCAGACACCCGCAACCCGTCCCCGATCAGCAGGTCGGCGTAGAAGACATTCTCCTTCAGCTCGGTGATCTCCACCGCGCGCAGCGGCGCCTCCAGCGCCGCCAGAATGTCCCGCAACAAATCATGGGTCAACGGCCGTGACGGCTTGACCCCCTGCTGCTCGTACGCGATCGCGGTCGCCTCCACCGCACCGATCCAAATCGGCAGGTAACGGTCGCCCTCGACCTCCCTGAGCAGGACGATCGGCTGGTTGCTGGGCAGCTCCACCCGAACCCCGACCACGCTCAGCTCGCGCACCGCCGCCTCCGTGTCGTTGTGTACTTCCCCAGCGCCGACGCGCCGCGACCAAACACCTCAGCCACCGCGACACCGGCCCTTTCCCTGCACGGTACACGGGACGCGAGAAGGTGGTCCCACGCGCGTCGCCCGTACCATTTCCACCCGGGACAGGGTTACCCCGCGAAGCCTACGGCACGCCCGCGACAGCAGATCTTTCCCACCGCGCCACCGCCACCGCAGCCTCAGCGACCGAGCACCGACCGCAACCCCACCCGCACCAGCGCCGCATGCAACTGCTGCGACAACCCCACCAACTCCCGCGCGACCTCCGCCGCCCGAGCCCGCGCCGCCGGATCGTTCTGCCGGGCCAACGGCGCGATCAACTGCTCGAACAAACCGACCTCACGGTCCGCGGCCGTCCGAAACGCCCGCAGATGACGCGGCTCCAACCCGTAAGCGGCCAACCCCGCCACCGCCTGCGCGATCACCACCGCGTCAAGGTCATACCAACCCGGCGGCCGGGAAACGATCAACCCGAGCCGCTCCAACTCGGTCAACGTCACATCATCGATACCCGTACGCGCGACCAGATCAGCCCGATTCACCCGCGAATCCGCCGACTCGACCGGCCCGGCCAAGCCACCGTCCCGCCCCGGAACCTCACCCGCCGGCCCCACCGC
The Micromonospora pisi DNA segment above includes these coding regions:
- a CDS encoding MerR family transcriptional regulator; this encodes MHEPQDPDPGTSDHRHTDGVAPVDPSLEEDGAVGYRGVTACHAVGISYRQLDYWARTTLVVPSIRDASGSGTQRLYSFRDLVVLKVVKRLLDAGVSLQNIRKAIEALRSRGVGDLAGITLISDGTTVYECRSPEEVVDLLQGGQGVFGIAIGGAFKEIQGSLSHLPAEPAGGVQSVGVAVEPGASESAGDELAARRARRRAG
- a CDS encoding bifunctional nuclease family protein, which gives rise to MRELSVVGVRVELPSNQPIVLLREVEGDRYLPIWIGAVEATAIAYEQQGVKPSRPLTHDLLRDILAALEAPLRAVEITELKENVFYADLLIGDGLRVSARPSDSIALALRVGAPIRCAEQVLTEAGIVIPDEQEDEVEKFREFLEQVQPEDFAG
- a CDS encoding MerR family transcriptional regulator, with amino-acid sequence MSIGEVLAQLRVEFPDTTISKLRFLEAEGLVEPQRTPAGYRKYSWEDVARLRFVLTAQRDQYLPLRVIREQLAGLEHEPESPGRQRPALVAVGPAGEVPGRDGGLAGPVESADSRVNRADLVARTGIDDVTLTELERLGLIVSRPPGWYDLDAVVIAQAVAGLAAYGLEPRHLRAFRTAADREVGLFEQLIAPLARQNDPAARARAAEVARELVGLSQQLHAALVRVGLRSVLGR